Proteins from one Arthrobacter sp. Soc17.1.1.1 genomic window:
- a CDS encoding carbohydrate ABC transporter permease: MMAVAALPPKRLPQKQTAWKSYSDWANEHRKWLFAAPAMIFVAVLIAFPLGWTLYLSLTDASGSVRAESEFIGFENYADVLTDTERFWPAVARTFVFTAVALTVQLVLGMAIALLLWRPFKGEKWVRVAILLPLVATPVAVGMMWRLIFDPNIGFANQLLGFVGIGPQPWLSGQYSALPTVIFIDIWQWTPMVVIILLAGLTSLSDEPDEAARIDGASAWQRFRFVTVPLLMPTIIVAILLRSIDALKTFDLLYATKGRGGGSFHEVETLNVYAYGLSFDYNDYGVSSTVLIIFFIIIVAVMFLLTRRRKEVQK, encoded by the coding sequence ATGATGGCAGTCGCCGCACTTCCCCCCAAGAGACTCCCGCAGAAGCAGACCGCCTGGAAGTCGTACTCCGACTGGGCCAACGAGCACCGCAAATGGCTGTTCGCCGCCCCGGCCATGATCTTCGTCGCGGTCCTCATCGCGTTCCCGCTGGGCTGGACGCTCTATCTCAGCCTGACCGACGCCTCCGGGTCCGTCCGGGCCGAGTCCGAGTTCATCGGCTTCGAGAACTATGCCGACGTCCTCACGGACACCGAACGCTTCTGGCCGGCGGTCGCCCGGACGTTCGTCTTCACGGCGGTGGCCCTGACCGTGCAGCTGGTCCTGGGCATGGCAATCGCCCTGCTGCTCTGGCGGCCGTTCAAGGGCGAGAAGTGGGTGCGCGTCGCGATCCTGCTCCCGCTCGTCGCCACCCCGGTGGCCGTCGGCATGATGTGGCGGCTCATCTTCGACCCGAACATCGGCTTCGCCAACCAGCTGCTCGGCTTCGTGGGGATCGGCCCCCAGCCCTGGCTGTCCGGCCAGTACTCGGCCCTGCCGACCGTCATCTTCATCGACATCTGGCAGTGGACCCCCATGGTGGTCATCATCCTGCTCGCCGGCCTGACGTCGCTGTCGGACGAGCCGGACGAGGCCGCGAGGATCGACGGCGCCAGCGCCTGGCAGCGCTTCCGCTTCGTCACCGTCCCGCTGCTCATGCCCACGATCATCGTGGCGATCCTGCTGCGCAGCATCGACGCGCTGAAGACCTTCGACCTCCTGTACGCCACCAAGGGCCGCGGCGGCGGATCCTTCCACGAGGTGGAGACGCTGAACGTCTACGCCTACGGGCTCAGCTTCGACTACAACGACTACGGCGTGTCCTCGACGGTGCTGATCATCTTCTTCATCATCATCGTCGCCGTGATGTTCCTGCTGACCCGCCGCCGGAAGGAAGTGCAGAAATGA
- a CDS encoding carbohydrate ABC transporter permease — MSLAEPKLIRPGSDRAALSGAPARRRKPFRTRAYKVFRAVALIVVVAAFIAPLVWMFLASLKTNVDIYDASKTLVFTPTTANYETVLGRNNYLSFVFNSFWVAFASTVLSLIIGIPAAYSMSRFAMRRSALVVLMARIIPGVSLLVPWYYVFSNLSMVGGYSVLILSHMFVALPLIVYILMSYYDSMPLELEEAARVDGLTHIGAFLKVTLPLSVGGIATASILAFIFSWNNFMFALVLSGADTKTLPVAIFNFVAYASIDWGGLMAASVVVTIPIMVIALFTQKYIVSGLTAGATKG, encoded by the coding sequence ATGAGCCTCGCCGAACCGAAGCTGATCAGGCCGGGTTCCGACCGGGCAGCCCTGTCCGGAGCGCCCGCCCGGCGCAGGAAGCCGTTCCGCACGCGTGCCTACAAGGTGTTCCGCGCGGTGGCGCTCATCGTCGTGGTCGCCGCGTTCATCGCGCCGCTCGTCTGGATGTTCCTCGCCTCGCTGAAGACGAACGTGGACATCTACGACGCGTCCAAGACGCTCGTGTTCACGCCCACCACGGCCAACTACGAGACCGTGCTCGGGCGGAACAACTACCTCTCCTTCGTGTTCAACAGCTTCTGGGTGGCGTTCGCCTCCACCGTCCTGTCCCTGATCATCGGCATCCCCGCCGCCTACTCGATGAGCCGGTTCGCCATGCGGCGCTCGGCACTCGTGGTCCTGATGGCCCGCATCATCCCCGGTGTCAGCCTGCTGGTGCCCTGGTACTACGTGTTCTCGAACCTGTCGATGGTCGGCGGCTACAGCGTGCTGATCCTCTCGCACATGTTCGTGGCGCTCCCGCTGATCGTGTACATCCTCATGTCCTACTACGATTCGATGCCCCTGGAACTGGAGGAGGCCGCCCGGGTGGACGGCCTGACGCACATCGGCGCCTTCCTCAAGGTCACGCTGCCGCTGTCCGTCGGCGGGATCGCGACGGCGAGCATCCTGGCGTTCATCTTCTCCTGGAACAACTTCATGTTCGCGCTGGTCCTGTCCGGAGCCGACACGAAGACCCTGCCTGTGGCCATCTTCAACTTCGTGGCCTACGCGAGCATCGACTGGGGAGGACTCATGGCGGCCTCCGTCGTCGTGACCATCCCCATCATGGTCATCGCCCTGTTCACCCAGAAGTACATCGTCTCCGGGCTGACCGCCGGCGCGACGAAGGGTTAG
- a CDS encoding gluconokinase produces the protein MDPDSTPVVVVMGVQGCGKSTLGSLLAGALGVPFVDGDDLHPQRNRTLMAAGTPLSDDDRLPWLAAVGQRLADGGAGVVVACSALKRAYRDLLRDMAPDVVFVHPYGSKDLVAARISLREHEYMPPSLLDSQYATLEHLDAAEAGITLDLASPPLELVSSAAAFITGSRVRAHQQG, from the coding sequence ATGGATCCCGATTCCACGCCCGTGGTGGTGGTGATGGGCGTGCAGGGCTGCGGCAAGAGCACCCTCGGCTCGCTCCTCGCCGGCGCGCTCGGCGTCCCGTTCGTCGACGGCGATGACCTGCACCCCCAGCGCAACCGGACCCTCATGGCAGCCGGCACACCCCTGTCCGACGACGACCGCCTGCCCTGGCTCGCGGCCGTCGGGCAGCGGCTGGCTGACGGCGGCGCGGGTGTCGTGGTGGCGTGCTCGGCGCTCAAGCGGGCGTACCGCGACCTGCTGAGGGACATGGCCCCCGACGTCGTCTTCGTCCACCCCTACGGGTCCAAGGACCTCGTGGCTGCCCGGATCTCCCTGCGGGAACACGAGTACATGCCGCCGTCACTGCTCGACTCGCAGTACGCCACGCTCGAGCACCTCGACGCTGCGGAAGCCGGGATCACCCTCGACCTCGCGTCCCCGCCCTTGGAGCTCGTCTCCTCCGCCGCGGCGTTCATCACCGGAAGCAGGGTCCGTGCGCATCAGCAGGGTTGA
- the dgoD gene encoding galactonate dehydratase encodes MRISRVETFLVPPRWLFVRVETDSGIVGWGEPVVEGRSETVRTAVEQLSELLIGADPLRIEDLWQVMTKGSFYRGGPILASAVAGLDQALWDIHGKSLGVPVHQLLGGHVRDRIRMYGWIGGDEPAAIADAVAAQLAVGLTAVKMNASGRMSPIASVAEIDDVVQRVAAAREVLGPHRDVAVDFHGRFTLANTRRVAPLLEQFHPLFLEEPTVPENSHLIGGLTASTTIPVATGERLYSRQEFLPVLQAGIAVAQPDLSHAGGITEVRKIASLAEIYDVQLAPHCPLGPLALAACLQVGFATPNFLIQEQSIGIHYNQGAEVLDYVLDKTPLKFVDGFVERLTAPGLGIEIDEAAVRRADRSGHAWRSPVWRHDDGAYAEW; translated from the coding sequence GTGCGCATCAGCAGGGTTGAGACCTTCCTCGTCCCGCCCCGGTGGCTGTTCGTCCGCGTGGAGACCGACAGCGGGATCGTCGGCTGGGGCGAGCCCGTCGTGGAGGGACGCTCCGAGACCGTCCGCACCGCCGTCGAACAGCTGTCCGAACTGCTCATCGGCGCGGACCCGCTCCGCATCGAGGACCTCTGGCAGGTCATGACCAAGGGATCCTTCTACCGCGGCGGGCCGATCCTGGCCAGCGCGGTCGCGGGCCTCGACCAGGCGCTCTGGGACATCCACGGCAAGTCCCTGGGCGTCCCCGTACACCAGCTGCTCGGCGGCCACGTGCGCGACCGCATCCGGATGTACGGGTGGATCGGCGGTGACGAGCCCGCCGCGATCGCCGACGCCGTCGCCGCCCAGCTGGCCGTGGGACTCACCGCGGTCAAGATGAACGCCAGCGGACGCATGAGCCCCATCGCCAGCGTCGCCGAGATCGACGACGTCGTGCAGCGCGTCGCCGCCGCGCGCGAGGTCCTCGGTCCGCACCGCGACGTCGCCGTCGATTTCCACGGCCGCTTCACCCTCGCCAACACCCGCCGCGTGGCCCCGCTCCTCGAACAGTTCCACCCCCTGTTCTTGGAGGAGCCCACCGTGCCGGAGAACTCACACCTGATCGGCGGCCTCACGGCATCGACCACCATCCCCGTGGCCACGGGGGAGCGGCTCTACAGCCGGCAGGAGTTCCTCCCGGTCCTCCAGGCGGGCATCGCCGTCGCGCAGCCGGACCTCTCGCACGCCGGCGGCATCACGGAGGTACGGAAGATCGCCTCCCTCGCCGAGATCTACGACGTCCAGCTGGCCCCGCACTGCCCGCTCGGGCCGCTGGCGCTCGCGGCCTGCCTGCAGGTGGGCTTCGCCACCCCCAACTTCCTCATCCAGGAGCAGAGCATCGGCATCCACTACAACCAGGGCGCCGAGGTGCTCGACTACGTGCTCGACAAGACACCGCTGAAGTTCGTCGACGGCTTCGTGGAACGGCTCACCGCGCCCGGCCTGGGCATCGAGATCGACGAGGCCGCCGTCCGCCGCGCCGACAGGAGCGGCCACGCCTGGCGCTCGCCCGTCTGGCGGCACGACGACGGCGCGTACGCCGAATGGTAG
- a CDS encoding bifunctional 4-hydroxy-2-oxoglutarate aldolase/2-dehydro-3-deoxy-phosphogluconate aldolase, which translates to MDPQTLMAGLGSARLLAIIRGADEEACFRTAITLIDEGVAYLEVSLNSANAPAVIARIRREAGDDAGIGAGTVLTADDVARVADAGAGFVVTPAFGPSLEAAVAVGLPVLAGALTPSEAYAAMTGGASAIKLFPASLGGPAYLKALRDPFPDVPFVPVGGVDLDAAAEYLRRGAFAVGVGSPLIGDAAAGGDIDALRTRARDFLAVVRDAPQ; encoded by the coding sequence ATGGACCCGCAGACCCTGATGGCAGGACTCGGCTCGGCCCGGCTGCTGGCGATCATCCGCGGCGCCGACGAGGAGGCGTGCTTCCGGACGGCCATCACGCTCATCGACGAGGGCGTGGCGTATCTCGAGGTGTCGCTGAATTCCGCCAACGCCCCCGCCGTGATCGCGCGCATCCGGCGCGAGGCGGGCGATGACGCCGGCATCGGGGCCGGCACCGTCCTCACGGCCGACGACGTCGCGCGGGTGGCCGACGCCGGGGCCGGGTTCGTCGTGACGCCGGCGTTCGGTCCGTCGCTCGAGGCCGCGGTCGCCGTCGGGCTGCCCGTCCTGGCCGGTGCGCTCACGCCGTCCGAGGCCTACGCCGCGATGACCGGCGGCGCATCGGCGATCAAGCTGTTTCCCGCATCCCTCGGCGGTCCTGCCTATCTGAAGGCGCTGCGCGACCCGTTCCCGGACGTCCCCTTCGTCCCGGTGGGCGGTGTGGACCTCGACGCCGCGGCGGAATACCTCCGGAGGGGCGCCTTCGCGGTCGGCGTCGGATCACCGCTGATCGGCGATGCCGCCGCCGGAGGGGACATCGATGCCCTGCGGACTCGCGCACGGGACTTCCTGGCCGTCGTCCGGGACGCGCCGCAGTGA
- a CDS encoding sugar kinase has translation MTVLPPVEVLTFGETMGSIRTPRPLRMGGAMSMSLGGAETNVAIALSRLGHTVRWAGRVGDDGIGAFAVRTLRAEAVLTDAVTVDGTRPTGMMLLESHGMGFSRVAYYRAASAGSALRTEDLSTALEAGARILHLTGITPALSPGAAEATLAAAVRARAAGILVSFDVNYRSTLWSEEHAAAVLSGLAAQADVVVASEDELRLVCPADLGEDDAVRHLAGLGVREVVIKRGGQGATAWSFGPGDAATEHRDALVVPVVDTVGAGDAFSAGYLSATLDGLPLGRRLERGVALGAFAVADATDWEGLPTRQDLALIGQPAGTTVR, from the coding sequence GTGACCGTCCTGCCACCCGTGGAGGTGCTGACCTTCGGGGAGACCATGGGCTCGATCCGCACCCCGAGACCGCTGCGGATGGGCGGGGCGATGTCCATGTCGCTCGGTGGCGCGGAGACGAACGTGGCGATCGCGCTCTCCCGCCTCGGCCACACTGTGCGCTGGGCGGGCCGGGTCGGTGACGACGGGATCGGCGCCTTCGCGGTACGGACCCTGCGGGCGGAGGCGGTGCTGACGGACGCCGTCACCGTCGACGGGACCCGCCCCACCGGGATGATGCTGCTCGAGAGCCATGGCATGGGGTTCTCCCGCGTCGCCTACTACCGCGCGGCGTCGGCCGGGTCCGCGCTGCGCACCGAGGACCTGTCGACGGCGCTGGAGGCCGGCGCGAGGATCCTGCACCTCACCGGCATCACCCCCGCCCTGTCGCCCGGCGCGGCCGAGGCCACACTGGCCGCTGCCGTCCGGGCCAGGGCGGCCGGCATCCTCGTGTCCTTCGACGTGAACTACCGCTCCACGCTGTGGTCCGAGGAGCACGCTGCTGCGGTCCTGTCCGGCCTGGCCGCGCAGGCGGACGTCGTCGTCGCATCCGAGGACGAACTCCGCCTGGTGTGCCCGGCGGACCTCGGCGAGGACGACGCGGTGCGGCACCTGGCCGGCCTCGGCGTCCGCGAGGTGGTCATCAAGCGGGGCGGGCAGGGTGCGACGGCGTGGTCCTTCGGGCCGGGGGACGCCGCCACCGAGCACCGGGACGCACTGGTCGTGCCGGTCGTCGACACGGTCGGCGCCGGTGACGCCTTCTCCGCCGGGTACCTGTCGGCGACGCTGGACGGCCTGCCGCTGGGGCGTCGCCTCGAGCGCGGCGTCGCCCTCGGTGCGTTCGCCGTCGCCGATGCCACGGACTGGGAGGGCCTGCCCACGCGGCAGGACCTGGCCCTGATCGGGCAGCCGGCCGGTACCACCGTCCGGTAG
- a CDS encoding ABC transporter permease, whose amino-acid sequence MLQAERSLGLELVVSEITVLFRRLRTWAMIGALALIPILIAVVVRVSSDGAASGRGPAFLNSITQNGLFVSLTALTVAIPLFLPLTIGVVAGDTIAGEANLGTLRYLLVAPAGRVRLLLVKYAGAALFCFVATLTVVVTGAIIGALLFPVGPVTLLSGDTVGIPGYFGRLLLLALYVTVSLMGLSAIGLFISTLTTIPVGAMAATAALAAVSQILGALPQLEWLHPWLFTNYWLGFADLLRQPIVWNSFADNALLQLGYIAVFGTLAYGRFSTKDILS is encoded by the coding sequence ATGTTGCAGGCTGAACGGTCGCTCGGGCTGGAGCTCGTGGTCTCCGAGATCACCGTGCTGTTCCGCAGGCTCCGCACGTGGGCGATGATCGGGGCACTCGCGCTGATCCCGATCCTCATCGCCGTCGTCGTGCGCGTGTCCTCCGACGGTGCGGCGAGCGGTCGCGGCCCGGCGTTCCTCAACAGCATCACGCAGAACGGCCTGTTCGTCTCATTGACCGCGCTGACCGTCGCCATCCCGCTGTTCCTGCCGCTGACCATCGGCGTCGTGGCCGGTGACACGATCGCCGGCGAGGCCAACCTCGGGACGCTGCGCTATCTGCTGGTGGCGCCGGCCGGGCGCGTGCGCCTGCTGCTCGTGAAGTACGCGGGGGCGGCGCTGTTCTGTTTCGTGGCGACGCTCACCGTCGTGGTCACGGGAGCGATCATCGGCGCGCTGCTCTTCCCGGTGGGACCCGTGACACTGCTGTCCGGGGACACCGTCGGCATCCCCGGCTATTTCGGGCGGCTGCTGCTGCTCGCCCTGTACGTGACGGTGTCGCTCATGGGCCTCAGCGCCATCGGCCTGTTCATCTCGACGCTGACGACCATCCCGGTCGGGGCGATGGCCGCGACGGCCGCGCTGGCCGCCGTGTCACAGATCCTCGGCGCGCTCCCCCAGCTCGAATGGCTGCACCCCTGGCTGTTCACCAACTACTGGCTGGGGTTCGCGGACCTGCTGCGCCAGCCGATCGTGTGGAACTCGTTCGCGGACAACGCGCTGCTGCAGCTCGGCTACATCGCCGTGTTCGGGACGCTGGCCTATGGGCGGTTCAGCACGAAGGACATCCTGAGTTAG
- a CDS encoding ABC transporter ATP-binding protein, which yields MSAGDFAIETRGLTKIFNRQRAVDGIDLAVPRGTVFGFLGPNGSGKTTTIRMLLGLAAATSGEIRLLDGAMPKDARAVLPRVGALVEGPAIYPFLSGRANLQRFDAADRHTSPATRDARVDAALERVGLGHAAKKRAHAYSLGMKQRLGIANALLAPRDLLILDEPTNGLDPQGTREVRNLIRSLSDDGTTIFVSSHLLAEVEQMCTRIAVMSAGRLVAQGTLDELRSAGTARVRITTPDHADAHRVLTGLGLLPEIHGRDDVITAELSVPGLQPETVNAALVRADVRVRGFEASGASLEDRFVALTGEGFDVAG from the coding sequence GTGAGCGCCGGTGACTTCGCGATCGAGACGCGCGGCCTGACGAAGATCTTCAACCGTCAGCGCGCCGTCGACGGCATCGACCTCGCCGTCCCCCGCGGCACGGTGTTCGGCTTCCTCGGTCCCAACGGGTCGGGCAAGACCACCACCATCCGCATGCTCCTCGGCCTCGCCGCCGCGACCAGCGGGGAGATCCGGCTGCTCGACGGCGCCATGCCGAAGGACGCCCGGGCCGTCCTCCCGCGGGTGGGGGCACTCGTCGAAGGGCCGGCCATCTATCCGTTCCTCTCGGGGCGTGCGAATCTCCAGCGGTTCGACGCCGCCGACCGCCACACCTCACCGGCCACCCGCGACGCGCGCGTGGACGCCGCCCTCGAGCGCGTCGGTCTCGGCCATGCGGCGAAGAAGCGTGCCCACGCCTACTCGCTGGGCATGAAGCAGCGCCTCGGGATCGCCAATGCGCTGCTGGCGCCGCGCGACCTGCTGATCCTCGACGAGCCCACCAACGGTCTCGACCCGCAGGGCACCCGCGAGGTCCGCAACCTCATCCGGTCCCTGTCCGACGACGGCACCACCATCTTCGTCTCCAGCCACCTGCTCGCCGAGGTGGAGCAGATGTGCACCAGGATCGCGGTGATGAGCGCAGGCCGGCTCGTGGCCCAGGGGACGCTCGACGAGCTGCGGTCCGCGGGCACCGCCCGGGTCCGCATCACCACACCCGACCACGCCGACGCCCACCGTGTCCTCACCGGGCTCGGACTGCTGCCCGAGATCCACGGGCGCGACGACGTCATCACCGCCGAGCTCTCGGTGCCGGGGCTGCAACCGGAGACGGTGAACGCCGCCCTGGTGCGCGCCGACGTGCGCGTGCGGGGCTTCGAGGCGAGCGGGGCCTCCCTCGAGGACCGGTTCGTCGCACTCACGGGAGAAGGCTTCGATGTTGCAGGCTGA
- a CDS encoding LolA family protein — protein MNKNWRWLPAGIVPVVIVTAAVSGSAVAEAQPQLPAKTAQELLEFVATSADDAYSGTVEQSSDLGLPDISMATPPGRTSSSDPTSTALELLTGDHTAQVYVDGTEKDRVQVLDQLAQRDVIVNGTDAWYYDSASNEAVHAALPDKDTVKADLEAELQKRTAEYPELQDLPRTPAEVAEVFLARIDPSTDVTVDGTSRVAGRSAYELVLTPDDDATLIGSVSVSVDSETGVPLNVTVLARGQEEAAFSAGFSSVDFSAPDADVFAFTPPAGATVTEAPTADELKAELEAKQQLKQAPAEAQQQPTVIGQGWSTIVELPAGTAGTLGMTPAAGDAAGMGEIMEIKPGMDPDEVAGAQAMLEQALTEVEGGQALQTSLVSVLITDDGRILAGAVGVDQLVAASRK, from the coding sequence ATGAACAAGAACTGGCGCTGGCTTCCTGCCGGCATCGTCCCGGTTGTCATCGTCACTGCTGCCGTGAGCGGCTCCGCCGTCGCCGAAGCCCAACCGCAACTGCCCGCCAAGACGGCGCAGGAGCTCCTCGAATTCGTCGCGACCAGCGCCGACGACGCCTACTCCGGCACCGTGGAGCAGTCCTCCGACCTCGGCCTCCCCGATATCAGCATGGCCACTCCCCCGGGCCGCACCTCCAGTTCCGACCCCACCTCCACCGCCCTCGAGCTCCTGACCGGCGACCACACCGCCCAGGTGTACGTGGACGGCACCGAGAAGGACCGCGTCCAGGTGCTCGACCAGCTGGCGCAGCGCGACGTCATCGTCAACGGGACCGACGCCTGGTACTACGACTCCGCGTCCAACGAGGCCGTGCACGCCGCCCTTCCCGACAAGGACACCGTGAAGGCGGACCTCGAGGCCGAGCTGCAGAAGAGGACCGCCGAGTACCCCGAGCTCCAGGACCTCCCCCGCACGCCCGCCGAGGTCGCCGAGGTGTTCCTCGCCCGGATCGACCCCAGCACCGACGTGACGGTCGACGGGACCAGCCGCGTCGCCGGCCGCAGCGCCTACGAGCTCGTGCTCACCCCCGACGACGACGCCACGCTGATCGGGTCGGTCTCCGTGAGCGTCGACTCCGAGACCGGCGTCCCGCTGAACGTCACCGTCCTGGCCAGGGGCCAGGAGGAGGCCGCGTTCTCCGCCGGCTTCAGCTCGGTGGACTTCAGCGCCCCCGACGCCGACGTGTTCGCGTTCACTCCCCCGGCCGGTGCCACCGTCACGGAGGCCCCGACCGCGGACGAGCTGAAGGCGGAACTCGAGGCCAAGCAGCAGCTCAAGCAGGCTCCCGCCGAGGCGCAGCAGCAGCCGACGGTCATCGGCCAGGGCTGGAGCACCATCGTGGAGCTCCCCGCCGGGACCGCGGGCACGCTGGGCATGACCCCGGCGGCCGGCGACGCCGCCGGGATGGGCGAGATCATGGAGATCAAGCCGGGGATGGATCCCGACGAGGTCGCAGGCGCCCAGGCGATGCTGGAGCAGGCACTCACCGAGGTCGAGGGCGGCCAGGCGCTCCAGACGTCCCTCGTCTCGGTGCTGATCACCGACGACGGCCGGATCCTCGCAGGCGCCGTCGGCGTCGACCAGCTCGTCGCCGCTTCCCGGAAGTGA
- a CDS encoding GlsB/YeaQ/YmgE family stress response membrane protein has translation MIGFIIAGLIIGALARLVKPGKQNLGLIATLLLGLVGSVIGGSIASLLGTGDIFELNVLGFIVSVIAAVLLIGVAETVAGRRRVTR, from the coding sequence ATGATCGGTTTCATCATCGCGGGGCTCATCATCGGAGCCCTGGCACGCCTCGTCAAGCCCGGCAAGCAGAACCTCGGGCTGATCGCCACGCTGCTGCTCGGCCTCGTCGGATCCGTCATCGGCGGGTCGATCGCGAGCCTCCTCGGAACGGGCGACATCTTCGAGCTGAACGTCCTCGGCTTCATCGTGTCCGTCATCGCCGCCGTGCTGCTGATCGGCGTCGCCGAGACGGTCGCCGGCCGCCGCCGCGTCACGCGCTAG
- a CDS encoding PGPGW domain-containing protein, with protein MARLDRPDRPRGARFAGRTRPHGASRVIGLVVGWLLVLIGLAALVLPGPGLLALVAGLAVLAQQYEWARRWLQPVKRKAFAAAAQGVRTTRNIVLSFTGALVLVLLGVLWGVHPPTPSWWPLAERWWLPGGWSVGSGFVVSGLLAAAFIVYSIRRFRPTT; from the coding sequence ATGGCGCGACTCGACCGGCCCGATCGCCCGCGGGGTGCCCGGTTCGCCGGGCGCACCAGGCCCCACGGCGCCAGCCGCGTCATCGGGCTGGTGGTCGGCTGGCTGCTGGTGCTCATCGGGCTGGCGGCCCTCGTCCTCCCGGGGCCCGGCCTGCTGGCCCTGGTGGCCGGCCTCGCGGTCCTCGCGCAGCAGTACGAGTGGGCGCGGCGCTGGCTCCAGCCGGTCAAGCGGAAGGCCTTCGCCGCCGCCGCGCAGGGCGTGAGGACCACGCGGAACATCGTCCTCAGCTTCACCGGCGCCCTCGTCCTGGTGCTGCTCGGTGTGCTGTGGGGCGTCCACCCTCCGACGCCGTCCTGGTGGCCGCTGGCCGAGCGGTGGTGGCTGCCCGGCGGCTGGAGCGTGGGCTCCGGGTTCGTCGTCTCCGGTCTCCTCGCAGCCGCCTTCATCGTCTACAGCATCCGGCGCTTCCGGCCCACCACCTGA
- a CDS encoding four-helix bundle copper-binding protein — MAHARTMLDTYPRDRDGFDSDLLAECIEACFDCAQTCTACADACLAEEMVAELRTCIRTDLDCADICATTGKVLSRQTGYAAELTRSVLEACRTACRICGDECSGHAAMHEHCRVCAEACRRCEQACDALLASMG, encoded by the coding sequence ATGGCCCACGCCCGCACCATGCTCGACACCTACCCCCGCGATCGCGACGGATTCGACAGCGACCTGCTCGCCGAGTGCATCGAGGCGTGCTTCGACTGCGCGCAGACCTGCACGGCCTGCGCGGATGCGTGCCTGGCGGAGGAGATGGTGGCCGAGCTGCGCACGTGCATCCGCACCGACCTCGACTGCGCGGACATCTGCGCCACGACGGGGAAGGTGCTGTCCCGCCAGACGGGCTACGCCGCGGAGCTGACGCGCTCGGTCCTCGAGGCCTGCCGCACGGCGTGCAGGATCTGCGGCGACGAGTGCTCCGGGCACGCCGCCATGCACGAGCACTGCCGGGTGTGCGCGGAGGCCTGCCGGCGCTGCGAGCAGGCGTGTGACGCGCTGCTCGCATCGATGGGGTAG
- a CDS encoding ScyD/ScyE family protein, which produces MKGTRTSIAAAALAVALTSSAGTATAGPPASTDGHDDWEVTAGDSTDLATGLLSPLRVAVGRDDTAYVSQNFAGLLTRVGADGATSTLVERAGIEIGGVATRRGDVYYTESAGGPGSPDPFVANVSVLEDGETRVLADFAALETENNYDADNEYGFQDLPEDCVAELPADLREFLLPRGGEVYSHPFATAVSESGRYVYVADAGANAVWTVDTWDDDVDATVLDPVPTLATAELRDSLAAQGIALPECVLGYTFNSEPVPTDIELGPDGLLYLTSLPGIPEDPTLGSVRSFDPDSGDIEIVVSGLTSPTGLAFDRYGNLFVTELFANRISIVPAGSDEAELFTDATQPADVEVRGGYLYSTRNALPGEGAPSGTLVRTRLDYGEDYGKD; this is translated from the coding sequence ATGAAAGGTACACGCACGTCCATTGCGGCGGCGGCACTCGCCGTCGCCCTCACCTCCTCCGCCGGCACGGCGACCGCAGGGCCACCCGCGTCCACCGATGGACACGATGACTGGGAGGTCACCGCGGGCGACTCCACCGATCTCGCCACCGGCCTCCTGTCACCGCTCCGCGTCGCCGTCGGCCGCGACGACACCGCCTACGTCTCCCAGAACTTCGCCGGCCTGCTGACCCGCGTGGGCGCCGACGGCGCGACGTCGACGCTGGTGGAGCGCGCCGGCATCGAGATCGGCGGGGTGGCCACCCGGCGCGGCGACGTCTACTACACCGAGAGCGCCGGCGGGCCCGGCAGTCCCGATCCGTTCGTCGCGAACGTCAGTGTCCTCGAGGACGGCGAGACCCGCGTGCTCGCCGACTTCGCAGCACTCGAGACGGAGAACAACTACGACGCCGACAACGAGTACGGGTTCCAGGACCTGCCCGAGGACTGCGTGGCCGAGCTGCCCGCGGACCTCCGCGAGTTCCTGCTGCCGCGCGGCGGCGAGGTCTACTCGCACCCGTTCGCCACGGCGGTGTCCGAATCGGGACGGTACGTGTACGTGGCGGACGCCGGGGCCAATGCCGTCTGGACGGTGGACACCTGGGACGACGACGTCGACGCGACGGTCCTGGACCCCGTGCCCACCCTGGCCACGGCGGAACTCCGCGACTCCCTCGCGGCCCAGGGCATCGCGCTGCCCGAATGCGTCCTCGGTTACACCTTCAACTCGGAGCCCGTCCCCACGGACATCGAGCTCGGGCCCGACGGGCTGCTGTACCTGACGTCGCTGCCGGGAATCCCGGAGGATCCCACGCTCGGCTCCGTGCGGAGCTTCGATCCGGACTCGGGTGACATCGAGATCGTCGTCTCCGGCCTGACGTCACCCACCGGGCTGGCATTCGACCGCTACGGCAACCTCTTCGTCACCGAGCTGTTCGCCAACCGGATCTCGATCGTCCCGGCGGGGAGCGACGAGGCGGAGCTGTTCACGGACGCGACCCAGCCGGCGGACGTCGAGGTCAGGGGCGGGTACCTGTACTCCACCCGGAACGCCCTGCCGGGCGAGGGCGCACCGAGCGGCACGCTGGTGCGCACGCGCCTGGACTACGGCGAGGACTACGGGAAGGACTAG